One window of Flavobacteriales bacterium genomic DNA carries:
- a CDS encoding septum formation initiator family protein: MKDKVLRFVPKMLRNRYGAGVLVLLLWICLFADYDLYTMLKLRHQLGQMQEQRDRYAEDIATTREQLHELNSDQALLEKFAREKYLMKRDNEDIFVLVPKKK, encoded by the coding sequence GTGAAAGACAAGGTCCTCCGTTTCGTGCCTAAAATGCTGCGCAACCGCTATGGTGCGGGCGTGCTCGTGCTGCTGCTTTGGATCTGCCTGTTCGCGGACTACGACCTCTACACCATGCTGAAACTGCGCCATCAACTAGGGCAGATGCAGGAACAACGCGACCGCTATGCGGAGGATATCGCCACTACGCGCGAGCAGCTTCACGAGCTCAATAGCGATCAGGCGCTTCTGGAGAAGTTCGCCCGGGAGAAATACCTGATGAAGCGCGACAACGAGG